The following are encoded in a window of Corynebacterium marinum DSM 44953 genomic DNA:
- the pyk gene encoding pyruvate kinase, protein MTRRTKIVCTLGPAVASKDAIQRLVEDGMDVARLNFSHGDHADHEQNYRWVREATDETGRAVGILADLQGPKIRLGRFLDGATVWENGEVIRITVDDVEGTHDRVSTTYKNLAQDAKPGDRLLVDDGKVGLVVLRVEDNDVVCEVTEGGPVSNNKGVSLPGMDISVPALSEKDIRDLEFALRLGVDLIALSFVRSPADIDLVHEIMDRVGHRVPVIAKLEKPEAVDALEPIVLAFDAIMVARGDLGVEVPLEQVPLVQKRAIQIARENAKPVIVATQMLDSMIENSRPTRAEASDVANAVLDGADAVMLSGETSIGVDPHNVVRTMARIVIQAETDGRVPPLSHVPRTKRGVISYSARDIAERLNARALVCFTTSGDTARRVARLHSHLPLLVFTPKQEVRSQLALTWGAETFLSPKVSSTDDMLAVLDKALLAMDEYHRDDMMVVVAGSPPGVSGNTNMIHVHLLGEDTNRPPK, encoded by the coding sequence GTGACTAGACGAACCAAGATTGTTTGCACCCTCGGTCCCGCCGTCGCCAGCAAGGACGCGATCCAGCGCCTGGTGGAGGATGGCATGGACGTCGCCCGCCTGAATTTCTCCCACGGCGACCACGCCGATCACGAGCAGAATTACCGGTGGGTCCGGGAGGCCACCGATGAGACCGGCCGCGCGGTCGGCATCCTGGCCGACCTCCAGGGCCCCAAGATCCGCCTGGGCCGATTCCTCGACGGCGCCACCGTCTGGGAGAACGGCGAGGTCATCCGCATCACCGTCGACGACGTGGAGGGCACCCACGACCGGGTGTCCACCACCTACAAGAACCTGGCGCAGGACGCCAAGCCGGGCGACCGTCTGCTCGTCGACGACGGCAAGGTCGGCCTCGTGGTCCTCCGGGTCGAGGACAACGACGTGGTGTGTGAGGTCACCGAGGGTGGTCCCGTATCCAACAACAAGGGTGTCTCCCTGCCGGGCATGGACATCTCCGTGCCCGCGCTGTCGGAGAAGGACATCCGGGACCTGGAGTTCGCGCTCCGCCTCGGCGTCGACCTCATCGCCTTGTCCTTCGTCCGTTCGCCCGCCGACATCGACCTTGTCCACGAGATCATGGACCGTGTCGGCCACCGGGTGCCGGTGATCGCCAAGCTGGAGAAGCCCGAGGCCGTCGACGCCCTGGAGCCCATCGTGCTGGCCTTCGACGCCATCATGGTCGCCCGCGGCGACCTCGGCGTCGAGGTGCCGCTGGAGCAGGTCCCACTGGTGCAGAAGCGCGCCATCCAGATCGCCCGCGAGAACGCCAAGCCGGTGATCGTGGCGACCCAGATGCTCGACTCCATGATCGAGAACTCCCGTCCCACCCGCGCGGAGGCCTCCGACGTCGCCAACGCCGTCCTCGACGGCGCCGACGCCGTCATGCTCTCCGGCGAGACCTCCATCGGCGTGGACCCGCACAACGTCGTGCGCACCATGGCGCGCATCGTCATCCAGGCGGAGACCGACGGCCGCGTGCCCCCGCTCAGCCACGTCCCGCGCACCAAGCGCGGCGTCATCTCCTACTCCGCCCGCGACATCGCCGAGCGCCTCAACGCCCGCGCCCTGGTCTGCTTCACCACCTCCGGCGACACCGCCCGCCGCGTGGCCCGGCTGCACTCGCACCTGCCGCTGCTCGTGTTCACTCCGAAGCAGGAGGTCCGCTCCCAGCTCGCGCTGACCTGGGGCGCGGAGACCTTCCTCAGCCCGAAGGTCAGCTCCACGGACGACATGCTCGCGGTGCTGGACAAGGCCCTGCTGGCCATGGACGAGTACCACCGCGACGACATGATGGTCGTCGTCGCCGGTTCCCCGCCCGGGGTCTCCGGCAACACCAACATGATCCACGTCCACCTGCTGGGTGAGGACACCAACCGGCCGCCGAAGTAG
- the lgt gene encoding prolipoprotein diacylglyceryl transferase, whose product MQTTILANIPSPPQGVWYLGPLPIRAYAVSIMVGIVLALWLTHRRYVARGGNADMVWDAAIVAIPAGIIGGRIYHVITDADKYFCDTCNPVDALKITNGGLGIWGAVALGALAVWALFRYRKVPLAPFADAVAPGIILGQAIGRLGNWFNQEIYGRPTDLPWALDIFYRVDENGEFAPLTGRSTGEVITSVHPTFLYELLWNLLILALLLLVDRRFRLARGSIFALYVAGYTLGRFWIELMRDDAATMILGQRVNTWVSAVVFLAAVAVFFWLQKRRRVDPAETE is encoded by the coding sequence GTGCAGACCACCATCCTCGCCAATATTCCGTCCCCGCCACAGGGCGTCTGGTACCTCGGCCCCCTCCCGATCCGCGCGTACGCCGTCTCCATCATGGTCGGCATCGTCCTCGCCCTGTGGCTGACCCACCGCCGCTACGTCGCCCGGGGCGGCAACGCGGACATGGTGTGGGACGCGGCGATCGTGGCGATCCCCGCGGGCATCATCGGCGGCCGTATCTATCACGTCATCACCGACGCCGACAAGTACTTCTGCGACACCTGCAACCCCGTCGACGCCCTGAAGATCACCAACGGCGGGCTCGGCATCTGGGGCGCCGTCGCGCTGGGCGCCCTCGCCGTGTGGGCGCTGTTCCGCTACCGGAAGGTCCCGTTGGCGCCCTTCGCCGACGCCGTCGCCCCCGGCATCATCCTCGGCCAGGCGATCGGCCGGCTGGGCAACTGGTTCAACCAGGAGATCTACGGCCGCCCCACCGACCTCCCGTGGGCCCTGGACATCTTCTACCGGGTCGACGAAAACGGCGAGTTCGCCCCGCTCACCGGCCGTTCCACCGGCGAGGTCATCACCTCGGTGCACCCTACGTTCCTCTACGAACTGCTGTGGAACCTGCTGATCCTCGCGCTGCTGCTGCTCGTCGACCGCCGGTTCCGGCTGGCCCGGGGCTCGATCTTCGCCCTGTACGTCGCCGGTTACACCCTGGGCCGCTTCTGGATCGAGCTCATGCGCGACGACGCCGCCACCATGATCCTCGGCCAGCGGGTGAACACCTGGGTTTCCGCGGTCGTCTTCCTCGCCGCTGTGGCGGTGTTCTTCTGGCTGCAGAAGCGCCGGCGGGTTGATCCTGCTGAAACAGAGTAG
- a CDS encoding indole-3-glycerol phosphate synthase TrpC, protein MSALDRLVSEVLAGVSAREAVVPFQEIKARSRDTAPARDGFGALLRSGCGVIAEIKRAMPGRTFIEDGDFMPIARLAREFEQGGAHLIACQTEQLRYHGSLTDMKIARDAVDLPMFCRDIIIDPYQIHEARCYGADLVPLQVELLDQNRLVSLLDRIESLHMTAVLEVRTPAEADRAMAAGARVVAVNARPMVGGGVDKGRFAEISPGLPESTVRIAMSGVHSPRDLLSYAAAGADAVVVGEELMSAEDPGRLTRTLVATGQHPSCPSR, encoded by the coding sequence ATGAGCGCTCTGGACCGGTTGGTCTCCGAGGTTCTGGCGGGAGTCTCGGCCCGCGAGGCAGTGGTGCCCTTCCAGGAGATCAAGGCGCGCTCCCGCGACACCGCACCCGCCCGTGACGGCTTCGGCGCGCTGCTGCGCAGCGGTTGCGGGGTCATCGCCGAAATCAAGCGCGCGATGCCGGGCCGGACCTTCATCGAGGACGGCGACTTCATGCCCATCGCCCGCCTGGCCCGCGAGTTCGAGCAGGGCGGCGCGCACCTCATCGCCTGCCAGACCGAGCAGCTGCGCTACCACGGATCGCTCACCGACATGAAGATCGCGCGCGACGCGGTCGACCTGCCGATGTTCTGCCGGGACATCATCATCGACCCGTACCAGATCCACGAGGCCCGCTGCTACGGCGCCGACCTCGTCCCCCTGCAGGTGGAGCTGCTCGACCAGAACCGCCTCGTCTCCCTGCTCGACCGCATCGAATCCCTCCACATGACCGCCGTGCTCGAGGTGCGCACCCCCGCGGAAGCCGACCGCGCCATGGCCGCCGGTGCGCGCGTGGTGGCGGTGAACGCGCGGCCGATGGTGGGCGGCGGCGTCGACAAGGGGCGCTTCGCCGAGATCTCCCCGGGCCTGCCCGAGTCGACCGTGCGTATCGCGATGTCGGGGGTCCATTCCCCCCGGGACCTGCTCTCCTACGCCGCGGCGGGCGCCGACGCCGTCGTGGTCGGCGAGGAACTCATGAGCGCGGAGGACCCCGGCCGGTTGACCCGCACGCTGGTCGCCACGGGCCAGCACCCGTCCTGCCCGTCGCGCTGA
- a CDS encoding TIGR02234 family membrane protein, with translation MRTSRIAALLLAVSAAVLWAASRMAWITVDTFDDKSGDATNVIIGGLWSTEQTAVAMLLLAGSIAGFALRRVGRRMVGVISALAGIGVSWAPLGLLAGEPDPQRAHQLLSTGEEAKIAAWAEIANLDVTSAGPALAMFGAAVALFGGVLLAMKPGTDSAKLNRYERKQDRAAKISRDLEAEPDSGRVMWDALDADIDPTDTRRP, from the coding sequence ATGAGGACCTCCCGGATCGCGGCGCTCCTCCTCGCCGTCAGCGCCGCCGTGCTGTGGGCCGCCTCCCGGATGGCCTGGATCACGGTGGACACCTTCGACGACAAGTCCGGCGACGCCACCAACGTCATCATCGGCGGGCTGTGGTCCACGGAGCAGACCGCCGTGGCGATGCTGCTGCTGGCGGGTTCGATCGCCGGTTTCGCCCTGCGGCGGGTCGGCCGCCGCATGGTCGGCGTCATCTCGGCGCTGGCGGGCATCGGGGTCAGCTGGGCTCCGCTCGGCCTCCTCGCGGGCGAACCGGATCCGCAGCGCGCGCATCAGCTCCTGTCCACCGGCGAGGAGGCGAAGATCGCCGCGTGGGCGGAGATCGCGAACCTGGACGTCACTTCCGCCGGCCCCGCCCTGGCTATGTTCGGTGCGGCCGTCGCCCTGTTCGGCGGTGTCCTGCTGGCGATGAAACCCGGCACCGACTCGGCCAAACTGAACCGCTACGAGCGGAAACAGGACCGCGCAGCGAAGATCTCACGCGACCTCGAGGCGGAGCCGGATTCCGGCCGCGTCATGTGGGACGCGCTGGACGCGGACATCGACCCGACGGACACCCGGCGACCCTGA
- the hisI gene encoding phosphoribosyl-AMP cyclohydrolase gives MSGNPADHELDAGIAARLKFNDRGLIPAIVQADETGEVLMMAWMDTHALAHTLATRQGTYYSRSRDEYWIKGLTSGHTQEVTGVRLDCDGDTLLVTVKQTGAACHTGNRTCFFADDLLS, from the coding sequence ATGAGCGGCAACCCGGCCGACCACGAGCTCGACGCGGGCATCGCCGCCCGCCTCAAGTTCAACGACCGGGGGCTGATCCCCGCGATCGTCCAGGCGGACGAAACGGGCGAGGTCCTCATGATGGCGTGGATGGACACCCACGCCCTGGCACACACGCTGGCCACCCGGCAGGGCACCTACTACTCCCGCTCGCGCGACGAGTACTGGATCAAGGGCCTGACCTCCGGGCACACCCAGGAGGTGACCGGCGTGCGGCTCGACTGCGACGGCGACACCCTCCTGGTGACGGTGAAGCAGACCGGCGCGGCCTGCCACACCGGCAACCGGACGTGCTTCTTCGCGGACGACCTGCTGTCATGA
- the hisF gene encoding imidazole glycerol phosphate synthase subunit HisF: MALAVRVIPCLDVDNGRVVKGVNFENLRDAGDPVELAARYNEEGADELTFLDVSASKDGRGTMLEVVRRTAEQVFIPLTVGGGIRSVEDVDQLLRAGADKVSVNTSAIARPELLRELADQFGSQCIVLSVDARRAADQPSGFEVTTHGGTKSAGLDAVEWARRGEELGVGEILLNSMDGDGTRDGFDLELLRLVREAVNVPIIASGGAGRAEHFPPAVDAGADAVLAATIFHFREVTISEVKDALEAAGHEVRR, translated from the coding sequence ATGGCTCTGGCCGTCCGCGTCATCCCCTGCCTCGACGTCGACAACGGTCGCGTGGTCAAGGGCGTCAACTTCGAGAACCTCCGCGACGCCGGCGACCCCGTCGAACTCGCCGCGCGCTACAACGAGGAGGGCGCCGACGAGCTCACCTTCCTCGACGTCTCCGCCTCGAAGGACGGCCGCGGCACGATGCTGGAGGTGGTCCGCCGGACCGCCGAGCAGGTGTTCATCCCCCTCACCGTCGGCGGCGGCATCCGCAGCGTCGAGGACGTCGACCAGCTGCTGCGCGCCGGTGCGGACAAGGTCTCGGTGAACACCTCCGCCATCGCCCGCCCCGAGCTGCTGCGCGAGCTGGCCGACCAGTTCGGCTCCCAGTGCATCGTCCTGTCCGTCGACGCCCGCCGCGCCGCCGACCAGCCCTCCGGCTTCGAGGTGACCACCCACGGCGGCACGAAGTCCGCCGGCCTGGACGCCGTCGAGTGGGCCCGCCGCGGTGAGGAGCTGGGCGTGGGCGAGATCCTGCTCAACTCCATGGACGGCGACGGCACGCGGGACGGCTTCGACCTCGAGCTGCTCCGCCTGGTCCGCGAGGCCGTCAACGTGCCCATCATCGCCTCCGGCGGCGCGGGCAGGGCCGAGCACTTCCCGCCCGCCGTCGACGCGGGCGCCGACGCCGTGCTGGCCGCCACCATCTTCCACTTCCGCGAGGTGACCATCTCCGAGGTCAAGGACGCGCTGGAGGCGGCGGGCCACGAGGTGCGCCGATGA